In Phalacrocorax carbo chromosome 1, bPhaCar2.1, whole genome shotgun sequence, the genomic stretch TGTTTCTGtagtttattttgtatttgtgcgTCTGCAAGTCACCCCGTAGAACAGGATACCTTTTATATTCAGGGCTGAGACTTGTTCTAACCACTGCATTACTCACAGATGTTCTAGCCAGTTCTCTGCCAAATCCTTGCAGTCCTATATAGTTCAGGAAAGCAGATGAGCCTTCTACCATGTATTAAAAATTGGTAAATAAAGACTGTTTTGGGTGAGTAGCAGCAAGTTCAAAGTTCACACCAAAACCAATCTGCTGTCTGTCCCTCCTCCTTTGCAGGGGCAGAGCTCCGCTCTGTGTCCAAGCAGGGTGAAATGGAAGAGTAGAACAATAGAACTGCAGATGCAAACCACTTACAGATTTACAAGTAGTTAACTTTAGCTATTCCTAGGACCTGCTAGATTATTGTCGTttgaaaaaagaagtaataCCATCTTATCCTAATGCTGGTTTGAAACAATTACTTTATGGCTGTTGCAGACATTGAGGTATCAGTAGGTTGAGTTCATTCGTGGCTGTGCAGCTATGGCATTTGCAAGCTGACAAGGCCAAACCGAATGGTACATTTACCCAGCATTTTTTTGTTAGCAAGATTTTTTTGGTGGAAGGATGGATTCTTCATAGAGCAGTCTTTTTTCGGATTCTTCTCAACAAAGTTAAAGAGAAACTTCTGGATATTTACTACCTGGTAAAATTACATCATGTTCCTTTTCAAAGCCAACATTTAAATCCTTCTGCCTACAGATATGACAGTTCTGCTAGCCCATCTTCAAAAGTGGCTGAAATGGCAACGGTAAGTAGCTTATCAACTTTATTGTCATCAATGTTTAAACCACAGTTTTTTCAAAAACTAGTTCCCTTTGCTTAGGCGACTCATGTAACACCTGTTTAAATAGTGTTCTTGCAGTTCTTGTTTTTAACACTGAGTAAAACATCTCTGTTGTGAACCTGTTGAATGCAATAGAATGAGCTTGCCCTGTTACCTGTACAAGTCCAAAGCTTTCCTAGGTTAGCGCTAAGTCTAGGTCTGATCAGGTTTCAGTTCTCTCTTTATGATGGAATAATTGGATGGGTAATTTCCTAGGCCAAAACTCTCACATATTTTGGCAACTGAAACCAACCTGCAATACGTCAAAACTCACACTGAATAAATAATCTAGTGtatttactttgtttctttccatttgtaCAAGGATGAAAAAGAGTAGCTGACTTGGGCAGGCAGTAAGCTAGAGCTTGTCCTGCAACATTTCCATGCACAGAATTACCGTGTAAATGTAAATTTTGACagtgggaaattattttttggcGAATGTTCCATTTTATAAGCATGAGCTCAATTTAAGGATGAAACAACACATTTATTTCTGATGTAATTTAAGTGCATGCTGTTGAAATAAACAGACTTCCTCCAAGAATGATACTtgctattttaattactttattgCCCTGTATTACTAACAtgtctttcctcctcttcaatCATATGGTATAACCACTGAGGGGACTAAGAAGGTATAGGGTATGTAATCAAAGGTGTAGAGGAGGTAAATTGGCCACCTCCCTTCTCTcatatttcaaaaacaaagaGTTAATCCATATTAATATAAGACTGAACAAAGATCCTATCCAAGAATCATGCCTATTATATAAATAGACTATTATAGCTAGATGagtaaaatattacaaatattttgagattaataattattactttataattattaataattacaaATTATTGATAACTAAAAAGTAGTAagggtttttatttaaaaaaggaggaagagtctcagctaaaataaatcagcagttCAGCAGTTGTCTGCACTTCTACCATCTGAGACTCAGAGTCAAGAGAAATATGGATGGGATCGAACTTCTCCAGCATGGAAACTGAAGGGGACATGTAAACATGTAAAATGGAGGGGGAATAGGATGACATTTTCCCCACTGCTAAGGTAATTTATCATGGCCCCCTAAAGTGCTGTCTTGCAATATGAAAATTGACTATGGTGTTAAATTATTAAATCTCTGTTGGGATGTCAGTATGTGAATCTTAAATGTGCTGGTCAAGGAAGAAGGGAttaggaaaaagtaaattaagagATACAATGCAATAAGGATGCATATGGAGAAAACAAGTAAACTATGCCCCTTGTTACAAGGTCATTATAACTCGTGTCCAAAACATGCTACTGCATGAGGACAAGATGAGCAAATCTCCCTGTTATGTATGTAAAAGTCTCTAAACTGCATGCAACTTTACAATCCTCAGTTGTATATTTTGATAATACAGTATTTAATGGGCGCACAAAGAGTCTACTGACCTCTGTGACTTGTGACACGATTTGTGATGTGACATGTGAAATGTGATTTGAACCCACATGTAGAACTAAAATCATGTTGCCTTACAATTTTTAACAGGCTGAAATGTGTAATTCCCCAATGTCAACTGAGAAAAGTGGTCATTCTTTTGATGCAAACCAAAATGAAATGATGGAGAACAGTACACAGGAATGGAATGAACAGCTAGAGAAGGAGATTTTCAGTGGTAAGTGTGTGTCTTTACTTTGTTCTGATATTATTGTTACCAGAAGTGACTGTGGTGACTAGTTTAGTAGAATTTTCTGCTGAAGTGTAGGCTGTAAAgatgcagctcattactttctAGCATAGTGTCTGCATTTTGCTGGCTTTGTCTGACAGCAGAGTGTCTGCTCTGACAGTGACTCCAAGATGTGTCACTGGTCACTCTTAAGAGTGCATTTCATCTCATACTGATCCAGTTCAGAAGGGTCACACCTTAAAAGTGTACATTCCTCTCTGCTGATTCTTAGAGGAGCCCATACTGTGTCCTTTAGATGCAGACATACAGTTATCTGAGAAGAATTTCATCCCAATTTCCTGCATACATAATTTTGATAATGATGAATTACTGGGCCTGGTTTTATGAATTGTAAAGCCTCAAACCACAGAAGGAAGAGGTGTTATGGCATTCAGTTAGCTTTCTGGGAGCCTTATGCATCAGTCAAAAGTtgctggttctttttttttccttctttttttcttatttttttctctctcactgcTGGGAAGCGAGGCAAGATCAGAGCCAGCCTATGGGAGTAGAGAGGTGTTCTTCCATAAACTTCCTCAGAGCTATGCAAAGCAATGtccataaatatttctttctaccACCCAAAATTGCAAGAGATCACAGACCGAAAGCATGATCGGGAAGCAGTGCATGAGTCAGCAGTGCTGGAAGAGGAAAGCACTGCGTGTTGGATAGTGGTTCTTCTAAAACTCACGTGCCTGTCACCGCTTTTGGGTTTCAGCCATAACTGTGCACACTTGCCCACTGACAGAGAAAAACTGTACATAGCTTGGCTGTTGTCTTCCAAATGGAAGACTCAGAAAAACTAGTCTTTTCTCTTGTTCTAAACTGACTGTCTCAGGACTCTCCTCTCTTCTGTGCTTCAAGagaaacttagaaaaaaaatggaaaattttagtGCCTTTGTATCGCCTTTTATTCCAACTGTTCATACCTAGCAGTGCTTTCCTAATGACTCTGTACCATTTGCACAGATCTGTAATGACTTAtcagtcatttttatttaaatggattAGGAAATGCTGTAACAAAACAGCCATATCCACTTGTGTTTATATCTTGTGTGCGTTAGCAAGGCATAATTGTTTTTGCCagtaaaatacttcaaatacaTTGCTGTAACTTAGTCTTATGACTGAATATCTTGGTTAACTGAGCTGTATAGTATCTAATTCCAGTTCATTAGACTCtctgtatatataaatacagcTTTGTTGCTAGAATGAATCACAGGTTCCTGACGATTTCATTACCCTTTTTTATCCAGAAAATGTCTGGATTCACTGCTCATTTTGAAGTAATAAGCTACAGTTTAGTGGAGAActtcttttctgaataaaacaAACGGTGGACATGCCAAACTACTTAATATGCTTGTTTGATGGTTTGCAGGATTCTCTGTTTTCTTACAGTTACATCATAATTCTGCTTTGGGAACACACAGAAAGGTTCATGTTTGCCTAGTGAATTCTTCTCAGGGATTTTTTGTTTACAAACTAGATTTGGAAagtttacacacacacacagagacataaATAGCATGTGAGTAAGAATTCAGTCTTCaaattgttttgtgttttgtttgaatAGCATAAAGACTAACATTTACATAAAGAGCAGTTTTAAGATCAGTCACGGAGcagcacatttttcttccttgtagtCATAATGGGTGACCGCTGAAAGGTCCTGTGGAGGAAGAACGTGTGATCTGGGAAGGGTTTTGAATGCCAAGGAGCTGACTCCTTTTAAAACCAGTTCTGATTATTAATGTCATACATGAAACTTTTTAACATAAATAGCCAGAAgattatttaagaaaacaaaaccaaatattttttttttctcctgtgcagTTCTAAATGATCTGGATGACCAGCTGGCCCAGGAACAAGCCCAAGACCCACTGGACAGGACAGTTTCTACTAGCAGTGTATCAAATGTCCAATACAGCAGTGCATTTCCTACTTCAAAGAGGCAGACTGCTAGTAGAGGGCAACACAGAAATGACTGGAGTGACATGCCTAGCACATTTTTCCCAGATGGACTAAGAACAATAAGAGCCAAAGATGAACACAAGATTTTAATCAGACCAAGGAAATTGCACAGTGCATATATAAATTGGCACCAGACAGCCTTTCCAGAAGATTACAAATATGCTGATCCAGTCGATGGAAATCCTCATCTGCTAAGCAGCAGgctgtcttctgtttctttcgGACGGTCTTCAGAAGGTAGCTTATATCCTCCTTCCATAACACAGAACAGTGGATTTAGGCATAAGAGTTGTATGAACAGGGATTCAGCTGGCAGAAGTTACTCTGTATGTTCCCTCCGAAGATGTCCATCATCAGTATCTTCTGACCAGCTGTCAGCATCTAGCTCACAACATCCGTTGGCAAGGGAGAGCAACAATGGTTTTGTACCAAGGTTTGGTCGACAGAACCCAAAGAGAATTCCTCTGTCTTCTATTGTATGGAACAACACACCAGACTCTCCTGGACAAACAACAActcaagaaaaaatgtttagaacCCAGTCACTGATGGAGTTTCATGCTACAGACCATGGTAGACATCCTAGCTCTTTGCAAGAAACCAAGAAATATGCATGTTACCACTCAAAACACCGCTACAGAAGATCTATTTCAAGCAGTAATTGCTTTAGTAGAGTCAGTTGCCCTGACAAAGCTACTTCTCCATTGCCCTTTGATAACTGGGAAAATTATCCATTGTACCAATCAGAAAATAATCTCTCTAGATCCTACTATAGAGATACTTCTTCTCATGGCAAGTTGTatgcaaaccaaaaaaatccttcttATGGAAGAAAAGACAGCTATCCTTCTTGGGCTGATATTCCTCTGTACTACAGTGATGAAGCATTTATTTCCCCTGATGCCAGCTTTGAAGTGATTATGGCTAATTTAAATGACCAGCAGTGGGCACATACAAAGAATGCCCAGTTTGGTTCACAGTGCCTGCAGAACGATTTTCATGTGTATTCTCCAGAAAATATGCATACCAAAAGGACAACAAGAAGTGCAAGCAGAACTTTTTCAGAATTCACTGAAGGCTGCCAGCCTTGGCTAAGTTGTAactcttcagtttcttcatcTAGTATCAGAACTGATGAGTCAGTCTTGCCTAATTTGAAGGACCAAACAAAACCTACAGGACTGAACAGGAATTCAGTTGTTGTTACCCGAAGAAGTATTAAGGCTGACTTCACACAACTAGAAAAGGTTGAAGGTACGAAGCTGCCAGATGAAGACATGCCACTGCAGTCAGTTTCTCAACAAGCAGATACAAACTACATCAACACTCAGAGTTTTCCCTCTAACAGCCCTGCTCATGCTGTTTTGCAAAGCGATGCATCTGTCTTTAACACAATGAGAGCAAAGAGACAAACGCAAGTCACTGCCAGAGGAGATATTGCAAAAATGTATACATCAAACAGTGATAAAAGAAATGTACCAATGAAGGAAGATTATTGCCCACTCAACGGTGTGTTCAGTCAGCCTCCCTGTATTTTGCCAGCTGATGACAGCAGGAAGGAACCTTTTTGTCCAAGTCAGAAAGAATGGGAATATAATCTGCATTATGCAGCAAAAAGAGAGAGCATCAAACAGGATAATCGAAGTGCAGAAGCTGTTAACCAAGCTACTCCAAAGAGACAGTCCTCACTGGTGAATGTTGCTTCTGCTCCATACACTGAAAAATTAGCAAAATGTCACAAAATGCCCTGTCCTCCTGATTGTTCATCTAGCTCCTCACAAAGCTCTCCACAAGCACTTTCTCATAAAGACAATTCTAAATGTTTAGGAACACTAACTAGCTCTTCAGTAAATTGCACAGTTACTGAGTCTCAAGTAGAAGGTGGAAAAACAGCTCAAGTGAGCAGAACAGGTGTTACCAAAAAGATTTCACAGAAAGCACTGCAAAATACAAGCACTTTAGTTCCTAAGGACTGTAATGGACAATTCACTACTAGTTCTCCACAAAATGGAAATTCTGGACATATTTATATGCATAGCTTTGATGGAGACCCCAAGACCTCTGAACGTAGTTTAAGTTATTTTTGCCTAGAAAAAGAAAGCGGAAAAATAAGGAGTCATTCACCTTGTATTGAAAGGCTTCACAAGCAAGACAGCTTGCTGAGACATACCAGTAGCTGCAGCATTACCGGCTCCCCTAGCAGAAACAGCTTTAAGTCTTCTGACCCACTTGTTATTTATTACACTTTGCCTAGAAAATCAGCTAGCATTGCTGGTAGTATTATGTCAGATACGCCCATCTCTTTACCTAGAGAAAGTAGAACAACATACGATTGTTTAAGGTCTGAAACTTCACATAGAGCCGATGCCTTTTGTTCAAAACAAAGAGATGTGTCTTATTTAGACtcaaaactttcctttttaacaTCAGCATCATTAAATGCTGCtacaagaaacaaagaaaaagactaCCCCAGTCCTTTTACCAAAAGTCCTAATGATTCAGTAAGTAAAAGTACATCAGCTGAACTGACAAACAGATGTAAGCGTCTAAGCAGAAGAGAATCCTCTGTGGTTTCAGATTGTAAGGATTGTAAGGAGAGGGGAAattttttgcagaaatataaaACTACAAGCACATTTACAGTTTGTGTTGATGAAGATCATGTCAAGTATCATGAACTAGTTTCAATTTACTACACATTACCACGGAGGCATTCAAGAACATTTTGTAACCTCTTCAGAGATAATCCAGAGGACGTAGATCTACCTTGTCCCGAAGAAAATGCTCAGTCACCAAGAATACAAAACAAGGAAACCAAAGGTCATGTGAGTTTagcaaatttttttccccacagtacTGTGGAAAAAGAGGTGCCTTCATATTCTTCTGACCTAGTATCTTCAGCTCTGGTCACACCTCAGAACTTAGGGACTGCTGTTGATAGTGAAGAAGAGGATTCCCACTTATTTCCTAGTTCTGAGAAGATGTGTGCTTCAAAGTCAGTGAGTGTGGTACGTAACAGGAAAGATAGTTTAGCAGATCTTTCATTAGcagaaaatgtgctttctgaCATGGTGACAAAAGAAATTTCTTATTGCGTTCCACAATCCACCACAATAGTGGTTAAGTCAGGTAAGGCCATTTCTGATGCTTCAAGCAGCCAAAATAGAGAAATATgtctaaaagaaaagaaggaaagtttACAAACAGCCACACCACTAACATCCTCTTTATCAACCCCTCCCAAGCCAGGCAGATGTTTAGAGAATCCTTTGTATTCtatttcagcaaataaaaatacgATACAGAAGGGAAAATCTGAAAACTGCTGTCAGACCCCTAAAGTGAACAATAAAAATCTGAACCATTTACTCCTCCGCCCAGGAGAGAGGAGTTCACTTGGAAGGAACAGTGACACAGAGCATGCTGATGTGCCACATCTTCCTGCGGAAGACACGTACAGAGATAGTACTGAAGTCAAACAGAGAGTAAATTTCCTACATCAGACCCCGCCTCTGTATAATAAGAAATGTTGTGGACTGCAATTAAGGGCTGACCAttcaagaaaaaatgcaaatgatttAAACTGTTGTAGCAAAGTGCTTTCTGAGTCTCAGAACAAAGCATCTGAGATAAGCACAGCTTCCAGTGCTGATCTATTACTTCGGCTAAACGAAGTAGTTAGCACAGATACAGATGAATTAAAGAattcaaaaactgaaaaagagcagAACTCTCAGAGGGCTCGGATGGGTAAAGATTATAGTGGTTTGCAGGAATCAGAGAGGCACAGTGAAGGCAGCCTGAACATTAACTGTAAAGATAAAGTCCTCAGGGTTACACAAGATCAGACGATAACACAGAGTGCAGAAGATGAGAACAAGCTTCTCTCTGACTGCACGAGAGACAAAGTCAAAGatatagaaaaaaggaaaaacagaccttcaattaaaaataaactggcaGCTGTTTACAGAACAAGTCGAAAATTTTCAAGTAAAAATTTACCCCCCAAACCGCATATAAGTAACATTTTTTCACAGAATGATGGAAGTGCCGCTTCTTTAGAGGTCAACATGTCCCTTGACTCATTGGTTTCAACAGATTCCTATCAGCCGTTCCTGCAGTCTGACAATGAAAATCAGAATCACAGTCTGGACCCTGGTAGGAATACACCAAGACAAAGAACAGCTGAGAATAAGATGACTGAAAATCAGAATGATCCTTCTTTGCTTGTTAATAACACCAATTGGAGGTCTTTTACAAGCTCATATACCCAGAAGGAAGCCATCACTCCCCAAAAAACTACAGTGAAAGTGCAAAACAGGCCAAGTCTTACATCCCTATTTCCAGATAAAGCAGTAACCACAAGAAATAAGAATTGCCAAACACTTGATCTGAGGttagaaagcaaaagccagCCCACCTCTCACAGCGCTACTACATCAGACCCACTGGAGGATGAGAAAAGAGCTGGCAGTCATGCTGGCAGTCCTCCCTTGCCACTTTTAATTGACAAAAACTCAAACACTTATGTCAATAGCCGCTTGCAGGCAGAGATATGTCCAGAGCAAAACTCGACTTCCCAGACAGTGCTTGGTCAGTGTCAAAATACCTCTCAGTCTGCTAGCTTAAAAAATGCTAACTTGCATGGCTATCAGTTGCGCAAGAGTCATGTCAAAAATCAGCGTGAACGTCACCTTTCTGAGGGTATTTGTGCTCGAGATTCCCGTGAATCTGCCTTGGGAGGCAGTATTCTACCAGAAGATGGTATACGTGGGAAGAGGTTTAAATCTTACTCAGAGCTGTTGTCTtgtgatgaaaatgaaaactgggCATCGGACAATGAAAAATGCTACAGCACTAGAAATCTGATGTATCCATCTGTTGAATTTGGTATATTTGGTAAAGAACAACAGTTGGCTTTCCTGGAAAATATCAAGCGGTCACTCACAGAAGGGCGACTGTGGAGACCTTGTCTTCTTAATAACCCCGGTGCTCTCAGAGATGGAGACACCTCTTCTGTAAACAGGGCTGAGCTTTTGCGCTCAAGTTCTGCTGGGAGCAAAATATCATCGGCTGCTTCATCCCCCCGAGAGCCGACTGATATCTATCAGGTAGACCCAGCAGCTTATTCAGACTCTGACAGTGATACCACCACTGATGATGAATACTACCTAGATGAGATAGATAAAGAATCAGAGCTATGAAGGGCCAGTGGTACTAAGATGGCATGATAGCTCGGTGGTTTCTGGGCAGGCAAAAATACGTAAAATACTTTGAGCCAGTTTTCGTGCTGCTATAAGTTGGTACAACTTCATTAGTTTTAAAGAAGTTAGTACCTTATGTTAGCTGAGCATTTGACTTTTGTATTAAATATGAGGTTTTACCATTGTTGTTTCTTCTAGCAGGAAAAAGGATTGTTAAAAAATCCCTTCCCAAAACAATAGAAGGTAAACAACTGTGGAGCTTTGGGCAGTGTAACTCCAGAGATGGCTTTCCTCTGAGTCAGCAAGCAGTGGCTTAGGCTTCTGCCAGCTATGCAGTGCTCGACTGGATAAACTCTAGCTTGAGCAACTTTTTCTTACAAGACTTAACAGAAAACCAAGAGGTTACTTTGCTGATAAATTGCTGTTTCTCCGATTTTGCTCCTTTACCAGCATGATAATGCCAATCCATCCCACCCTACAAACACTCCCCAAAACAAAGCCTGTTCAATTTTTTCAGCATATTCTGTACGAATGTTCTTTTTTTGCATTCCTGGGAAGCGTAGCAGCAACGTCCCTAGTGGCGTTTGTTCTGGCGTGCAGTTGAGGCAGCTTCCgctctg encodes the following:
- the EXPH5 gene encoding exophilin-5 isoform X3; translation: MLQNRICLCGDTEDANKRYDSSASPSSKVAEMATAEMCNSPMSTEKSGHSFDANQNEMMENSTQEWNEQLEKEIFSVLNDLDDQLAQEQAQDPLDRTVSTSSVSNVQYSSAFPTSKRQTASRGQHRNDWSDMPSTFFPDGLRTIRAKDEHKILIRPRKLHSAYINWHQTAFPEDYKYADPVDGNPHLLSSRLSSVSFGRSSEGSLYPPSITQNSGFRHKSCMNRDSAGRSYSVCSLRRCPSSVSSDQLSASSSQHPLARESNNGFVPRFGRQNPKRIPLSSIVWNNTPDSPGQTTTQEKMFRTQSLMEFHATDHGRHPSSLQETKKYACYHSKHRYRRSISSSNCFSRVSCPDKATSPLPFDNWENYPLYQSENNLSRSYYRDTSSHGKLYANQKNPSYGRKDSYPSWADIPLYYSDEAFISPDASFEVIMANLNDQQWAHTKNAQFGSQCLQNDFHVYSPENMHTKRTTRSASRTFSEFTEGCQPWLSCNSSVSSSSIRTDESVLPNLKDQTKPTGLNRNSVVVTRRSIKADFTQLEKVEGTKLPDEDMPLQSVSQQADTNYINTQSFPSNSPAHAVLQSDASVFNTMRAKRQTQVTARGDIAKMYTSNSDKRNVPMKEDYCPLNGVFSQPPCILPADDSRKEPFCPSQKEWEYNLHYAAKRESIKQDNRSAEAVNQATPKRQSSLVNVASAPYTEKLAKCHKMPCPPDCSSSSSQSSPQALSHKDNSKCLGTLTSSSVNCTVTESQVEGGKTAQVSRTGVTKKISQKALQNTSTLVPKDCNGQFTTSSPQNGNSGHIYMHSFDGDPKTSERSLSYFCLEKESGKIRSHSPCIERLHKQDSLLRHTSSCSITGSPSRNSFKSSDPLVIYYTLPRKSASIAGSIMSDTPISLPRESRTTYDCLRSETSHRADAFCSKQRDVSYLDSKLSFLTSASLNAATRNKEKDYPSPFTKSPNDSVSKSTSAELTNRCKRLSRRESSVVSDCKDCKERGNFLQKYKTTSTFTVCVDEDHVKYHELVSIYYTLPRRHSRTFCNLFRDNPEDVDLPCPEENAQSPRIQNKETKGHVSLANFFPHSTVEKEVPSYSSDLVSSALVTPQNLGTAVDSEEEDSHLFPSSEKMCASKSVSVVRNRKDSLADLSLAENVLSDMVTKEISYCVPQSTTIVVKSGKAISDASSSQNREICLKEKKESLQTATPLTSSLSTPPKPGRCLENPLYSISANKNTIQKGKSENCCQTPKVNNKNLNHLLLRPGERSSLGRNSDTEHADVPHLPAEDTYRDSTEVKQRVNFLHQTPPLYNKKCCGLQLRADHSRKNANDLNCCSKVLSESQNKASEISTASSADLLLRLNEVVSTDTDELKNSKTEKEQNSQRARMGKDYSGLQESERHSEGSLNINCKDKVLRVTQDQTITQSAEDENKLLSDCTRDKVKDIEKRKNRPSIKNKLAAVYRTSRKFSSKNLPPKPHISNIFSQNDGSAASLEVNMSLDSLVSTDSYQPFLQSDNENQNHSLDPGRNTPRQRTAENKMTENQNDPSLLVNNTNWRSFTSSYTQKEAITPQKTTVKVQNRPSLTSLFPDKAVTTRNKNCQTLDLRLESKSQPTSHSATTSDPLEDEKRAGSHAGSPPLPLLIDKNSNTYVNSRLQAEICPEQNSTSQTVLGQCQNTSQSASLKNANLHGYQLRKSHVKNQRERHLSEGICARDSRESALGGSILPEDGIRGKRFKSYSELLSCDENENWASDNEKCYSTRNLMYPSVEFGIFGKEQQLAFLENIKRSLTEGRLWRPCLLNNPGALRDGDTSSVNRAELLRSSSAGSKISSAASSPREPTDIYQVDPAAYSDSDSDTTTDDEYYLDEIDKESEL
- the EXPH5 gene encoding exophilin-5 isoform X4; protein product: MATAEMCNSPMSTEKSGHSFDANQNEMMENSTQEWNEQLEKEIFSVLNDLDDQLAQEQAQDPLDRTVSTSSVSNVQYSSAFPTSKRQTASRGQHRNDWSDMPSTFFPDGLRTIRAKDEHKILIRPRKLHSAYINWHQTAFPEDYKYADPVDGNPHLLSSRLSSVSFGRSSEGSLYPPSITQNSGFRHKSCMNRDSAGRSYSVCSLRRCPSSVSSDQLSASSSQHPLARESNNGFVPRFGRQNPKRIPLSSIVWNNTPDSPGQTTTQEKMFRTQSLMEFHATDHGRHPSSLQETKKYACYHSKHRYRRSISSSNCFSRVSCPDKATSPLPFDNWENYPLYQSENNLSRSYYRDTSSHGKLYANQKNPSYGRKDSYPSWADIPLYYSDEAFISPDASFEVIMANLNDQQWAHTKNAQFGSQCLQNDFHVYSPENMHTKRTTRSASRTFSEFTEGCQPWLSCNSSVSSSSIRTDESVLPNLKDQTKPTGLNRNSVVVTRRSIKADFTQLEKVEGTKLPDEDMPLQSVSQQADTNYINTQSFPSNSPAHAVLQSDASVFNTMRAKRQTQVTARGDIAKMYTSNSDKRNVPMKEDYCPLNGVFSQPPCILPADDSRKEPFCPSQKEWEYNLHYAAKRESIKQDNRSAEAVNQATPKRQSSLVNVASAPYTEKLAKCHKMPCPPDCSSSSSQSSPQALSHKDNSKCLGTLTSSSVNCTVTESQVEGGKTAQVSRTGVTKKISQKALQNTSTLVPKDCNGQFTTSSPQNGNSGHIYMHSFDGDPKTSERSLSYFCLEKESGKIRSHSPCIERLHKQDSLLRHTSSCSITGSPSRNSFKSSDPLVIYYTLPRKSASIAGSIMSDTPISLPRESRTTYDCLRSETSHRADAFCSKQRDVSYLDSKLSFLTSASLNAATRNKEKDYPSPFTKSPNDSVSKSTSAELTNRCKRLSRRESSVVSDCKDCKERGNFLQKYKTTSTFTVCVDEDHVKYHELVSIYYTLPRRHSRTFCNLFRDNPEDVDLPCPEENAQSPRIQNKETKGHVSLANFFPHSTVEKEVPSYSSDLVSSALVTPQNLGTAVDSEEEDSHLFPSSEKMCASKSVSVVRNRKDSLADLSLAENVLSDMVTKEISYCVPQSTTIVVKSGKAISDASSSQNREICLKEKKESLQTATPLTSSLSTPPKPGRCLENPLYSISANKNTIQKGKSENCCQTPKVNNKNLNHLLLRPGERSSLGRNSDTEHADVPHLPAEDTYRDSTEVKQRVNFLHQTPPLYNKKCCGLQLRADHSRKNANDLNCCSKVLSESQNKASEISTASSADLLLRLNEVVSTDTDELKNSKTEKEQNSQRARMGKDYSGLQESERHSEGSLNINCKDKVLRVTQDQTITQSAEDENKLLSDCTRDKVKDIEKRKNRPSIKNKLAAVYRTSRKFSSKNLPPKPHISNIFSQNDGSAASLEVNMSLDSLVSTDSYQPFLQSDNENQNHSLDPGRNTPRQRTAENKMTENQNDPSLLVNNTNWRSFTSSYTQKEAITPQKTTVKVQNRPSLTSLFPDKAVTTRNKNCQTLDLRLESKSQPTSHSATTSDPLEDEKRAGSHAGSPPLPLLIDKNSNTYVNSRLQAEICPEQNSTSQTVLGQCQNTSQSASLKNANLHGYQLRKSHVKNQRERHLSEGICARDSRESALGGSILPEDGIRGKRFKSYSELLSCDENENWASDNEKCYSTRNLMYPSVEFGIFGKEQQLAFLENIKRSLTEGRLWRPCLLNNPGALRDGDTSSVNRAELLRSSSAGSKISSAASSPREPTDIYQVDPAAYSDSDSDTTTDDEYYLDEIDKESEL